Proteins encoded in a region of the Zea mays cultivar B73 chromosome 2, Zm-B73-REFERENCE-NAM-5.0, whole genome shotgun sequence genome:
- the LOC100282746 gene encoding mitochondrial uncoupling protein 2 precursor, producing MATSSSFTAVFFSSAFAACFAEVCTIPLDTAKVRLQLQRKAPLPLPPAAAAATAAAAGGTLATIMCIAREEGVAALWKGVIPGLHRQFLYGGLRISLYEPVKAFFVGGAVVGDVSLLSKILAALTTGVIAIVVANPTDLVKVRLQADGKANTVKRSYSGALNAYATIIRQEGIGALWTGLGPNVARNAIINAAELASYDQFKQMFLKLPGFTDNVFTHLLAGLGAGFFAVCIGSPVDVVKSRMMGDSMYKSTLDCFAKTLKNDGPCAFYKGFIANFCRIGSWNVIMFLTLEQVRRFFL from the exons ATGGCGACTTCCTCCTCCTTCACCGCCGTCTTCTTCAGCAGCGCCTTCGCCGCCTGCTTCGCAGAG GTGTGCACCATTCCTTTGGACACAGCCAAAGTGCGGCTCCAGCTGCAAAGGAAGGCGCCACTACCGCTGCCACCGGCGGCTGCAGCAGccacagctgctgctgctggaggcACGCTAGCCACAATCATGTGCATCGCCAGGGAGGAAGGGGTTGCCGCGCTCTGGAAGGGCGTCATCCCCGGCCTCCACCGTCAGTTCCTCTATGGCGGCCTCCGCATCAGCTTGTATGAGCCT GTGAAGGCTTTCTTCGTCGGAGGTGCTGTTGTGGGTGATGTCAGTTTACTAAGCAAGATTCTTGCTGCGCTTACCACAG GTGTGATAGCAATTGTTGTGGCAAATCCAACTGATCTTGTTAAAGTTAGGTTGCAAGCTGATGGAAAGGCTAACACTGTCAAGAGGAGTTATTCTGGAGCCCTTAATGCATATGCTACAATAATCAGACAG GAAGGTATTGGAGCTTTGTGGACTGGCCTTGGTCCAAATGTCGCACGCAATGCCATAATTAACGCTGCCGAGTTGGCCAGCTATGATCAGTTCAAACAG ATGTTTCTAAAACTTCCTGGGTTTACTGATAACGTTTTTACCCATCTTTTAGCTGGACTTGGTGCTGGGTTTTTTGCTGTTTGCATTGGCTCTCCGGTGGATGTG GTGAAATCAAGAATGATGGGTGATTCAATGTACAAAAGTACTCTTGATTGTTTTGCCAAGACACTAAAGAATGAT GGACCTTGTGCTTTCTACAAGGGATTCATTGCAAACTTTTGTCGGATTGGGTCATGGAATGTGATAATGTTTTTAACTCTGGAGCAG GTTAGAAGATTCTTTCTATGA
- the LOC100282746 gene encoding mitochondrial uncoupling protein 2 isoform X1, whose protein sequence is MATSSSFTAVFFSSAFAACFAEVCTIPLDTAKVRLQLQRKAPLPLPPAAAAATAAAAGGTLATIMCIAREEGVAALWKGVIPGLHRQFLYGGLRISLYEPVKAFFVGGAVVGDVSLLSKILAALTTGVIAIVVANPTDLVKVRLQADGKANTVKRSYSGALNAYATIIRQEGIGALWTGLGPNVARNAIINAAELASYDQFKQMFLKLPGFTDNVFTHLLAGLGAGFFAVCIGSPVDVVKSRMMGDSMYKSTLDCFAKTLKNDVRKMCIQLGHNLQQGILSWTLCFLQGIHCKLLSDWVMECDNVFNSGAG, encoded by the exons ATGGCGACTTCCTCCTCCTTCACCGCCGTCTTCTTCAGCAGCGCCTTCGCCGCCTGCTTCGCAGAG GTGTGCACCATTCCTTTGGACACAGCCAAAGTGCGGCTCCAGCTGCAAAGGAAGGCGCCACTACCGCTGCCACCGGCGGCTGCAGCAGccacagctgctgctgctggaggcACGCTAGCCACAATCATGTGCATCGCCAGGGAGGAAGGGGTTGCCGCGCTCTGGAAGGGCGTCATCCCCGGCCTCCACCGTCAGTTCCTCTATGGCGGCCTCCGCATCAGCTTGTATGAGCCT GTGAAGGCTTTCTTCGTCGGAGGTGCTGTTGTGGGTGATGTCAGTTTACTAAGCAAGATTCTTGCTGCGCTTACCACAG GTGTGATAGCAATTGTTGTGGCAAATCCAACTGATCTTGTTAAAGTTAGGTTGCAAGCTGATGGAAAGGCTAACACTGTCAAGAGGAGTTATTCTGGAGCCCTTAATGCATATGCTACAATAATCAGACAG GAAGGTATTGGAGCTTTGTGGACTGGCCTTGGTCCAAATGTCGCACGCAATGCCATAATTAACGCTGCCGAGTTGGCCAGCTATGATCAGTTCAAACAG ATGTTTCTAAAACTTCCTGGGTTTACTGATAACGTTTTTACCCATCTTTTAGCTGGACTTGGTGCTGGGTTTTTTGCTGTTTGCATTGGCTCTCCGGTGGATGTG GTGAAATCAAGAATGATGGGTGATTCAATGTACAAAAGTACTCTTGATTGTTTTGCCAAGACACTAAAGAATGAT GTCAGAAAAATGTGCATTCAGTTGGGTCATAATCTACAACAAGGAATATTATCAT GGACCTTGTGCTTTCTACAAGGGATTCATTGCAAACTTTTGTCGGATTGGGTCATGGAATGTGATAATGTTTTTAACTCTGGAGCAG GTTAG
- the LOC100282746 gene encoding mitochondrial uncoupling protein 2 isoform X2, with protein sequence MCIAREEGVAALWKGVIPGLHRQFLYGGLRISLYEPVKAFFVGGAVVGDVSLLSKILAALTTGVIAIVVANPTDLVKVRLQADGKANTVKRSYSGALNAYATIIRQEGIGALWTGLGPNVARNAIINAAELASYDQFKQMFLKLPGFTDNVFTHLLAGLGAGFFAVCIGSPVDVVKSRMMGDSMYKSTLDCFAKTLKNDVRKMCIQLGHNLQQGILSWTLCFLQGIHCKLLSDWVMECDNVFNSGAG encoded by the exons ATGTGCATCGCCAGGGAGGAAGGGGTTGCCGCGCTCTGGAAGGGCGTCATCCCCGGCCTCCACCGTCAGTTCCTCTATGGCGGCCTCCGCATCAGCTTGTATGAGCCT GTGAAGGCTTTCTTCGTCGGAGGTGCTGTTGTGGGTGATGTCAGTTTACTAAGCAAGATTCTTGCTGCGCTTACCACAG GTGTGATAGCAATTGTTGTGGCAAATCCAACTGATCTTGTTAAAGTTAGGTTGCAAGCTGATGGAAAGGCTAACACTGTCAAGAGGAGTTATTCTGGAGCCCTTAATGCATATGCTACAATAATCAGACAG GAAGGTATTGGAGCTTTGTGGACTGGCCTTGGTCCAAATGTCGCACGCAATGCCATAATTAACGCTGCCGAGTTGGCCAGCTATGATCAGTTCAAACAG ATGTTTCTAAAACTTCCTGGGTTTACTGATAACGTTTTTACCCATCTTTTAGCTGGACTTGGTGCTGGGTTTTTTGCTGTTTGCATTGGCTCTCCGGTGGATGTG GTGAAATCAAGAATGATGGGTGATTCAATGTACAAAAGTACTCTTGATTGTTTTGCCAAGACACTAAAGAATGAT GTCAGAAAAATGTGCATTCAGTTGGGTCATAATCTACAACAAGGAATATTATCAT GGACCTTGTGCTTTCTACAAGGGATTCATTGCAAACTTTTGTCGGATTGGGTCATGGAATGTGATAATGTTTTTAACTCTGGAGCAG GTTAG